The sequence CATTTAAAGCCGGATCACAGTTTAAATATGGGAATCTATCTTATATGCTTCTTGGAGAAATTCTTCAAAACACCACCGGAAAAAGCTTTACAGAACAAGCAAACTCCCTTTTCAAAAAGCTGAAGATGGAGAAAACGTTTGTCTATAACAGTAAAAACAATCAGGCCTTGGTTCCGGGCTATAGAAGTGAAAATAATCAATTTGAAAAAGTAGAAAAATCATTTTTAAATGATGAAATTGCTCCCGCAGCAGGAATTGTTTCTACTGTAGAGGATCTTGCAAAATGGGATCAGGCATTATTTAAAGGAAAACTTCTTTCCCCAAAATTTCAAAAACTGATCCTCACTCCTTCTACTTCTTCTCAACATAATGTTTTTGGAAAAGAAAGTATGGGATTTGGCTATAATATCAGATTCATCAAAGAGGCTGGGCTCAATTATTATGCAGTGACGGGACTTGGTGATGGCTTTACATGTCTGAATGTGTACTTTCCGTCTACAGATACAAGTCTGGTTATTCTTGAAAACCAAATGCCTCAAAACAGTGAACATTGGAGCTTTCAGGAAGCTGCTATTAAAAATACTGTACTAAAAAGTATGACATCAAAATAATTCCTGAACATAGTATAAACAACATATAAAATCAACGGCAGCTTCTAAAATAGAAGCTGCCGTTGATTTTGATAGATTTTATTCTCTAGAATATTTTTACATTCACCTGTTTTATTTACAAAAATATTTCCCCCTGCTTTTTTGTATCTTTTCAAAATATTCCTGAAAAAAATGGGACTATTTTTCATTGTTTTGATCACAATCGCATTGATCATCTTCTTTATATCCAGATTAAAAATTTCAAAGCTACACAAAGTTTTGTGGTCCGCAGTTACCATCCTTATTGCTTTCTCTCTCATCATTTATTTGTTTATCAAAGGTTTTGAAAGAGGAAGAGATCCACAACCTGCAACAGAAGAGCTCCACCAATCGATAAAATAAGTGCACCGGTTATTTCTCCTTGTTTAAAACCCTGTATTTAATACCTGCAAAAGGTTTTTCAATGAAGATTCTGTACACTAAACCACCCGAAAGACAAACCAATACACAAACCAACAAACATATACTATCTGAAGTTTCGAGATCGAAATGTTCAAAAAGAATCTGAACCAAATGAATAATTCCCTTATGAGAAAGGTAAACTGTATATGACAAAGCTGCCAGTTCCGCAGTAATATAGGATTTCCTATTTGAAAAGAATGACGATGCTGAAACAGCTGATAAAACAATAAAACCATAGCTTATGGCCACCAGAGTAAACCCAAACACTGACGCTTCTTTTGAGGCCTGTTCATTACATATCCAAAATGAAAATCCCAACAACCCTATCCCAATAAGAAATAGCCTGTTTCCATTTTGGTGAACCATCCTTTTAAAACCGGAAAAATACTGCATACAATAGCTAATAAGAACTCCGGTTCCAAGACCATCTAATCTTGTATGGGTTGGGTAATATATTTTCATATACCAGGAACGCCAGAATTCCAGAGAACCAGGATCCGTATCGGCTATACAAATATTCCAGGTTACCAGTCTCATGATGAGAGAAAACATGATAAAAAGAATAATTAAAACAGTAAAATATTTAAATAATTTTGAGGGCATTATAACCAAAAGAAACAAGGGAAGAATAAGGTAAAACTGTTCTTCAATACATAAAGACCATGCATGAGAAAATGCCCCCTGGCTGATTACATCCAATCTATAATTCTGGGTGAAGGTTACAAACTTCCATAAAGGAGGTAAAGCTTCCCGCTCCCTGAAAAAAGGGATGGTAAAATACAGAAAAAGAGTAAAAAAATAAGCCGGAACAATCCTAAAAAAACGTTTAATATAAAAGGTCTTTAAGCTTATTGTTCCTTTTTCATTCATCTCTTTAAACAATTGTCCTGAAATCAGGAAACCACTCAACACAAAGAAGAGATCAACTCCGGTCCAGCCAAATCTCCCTATAGTATCAATCCATTCAGGATGCTTAAATGCCCGATAATGAAACAGTAAAACCATTACAATAGCTAATGCCCTCAGATGATCTAATCCGTAAAGCCTTTCTGATCGTTCTCTTGTCATATTTTTTGATGCAAATCTTGCTAAAAACAAGACTCCTTTTAAACAGAAGGTTCAGAAAACAGGCATTTCAATGCCAATAGCAAAATAGGTCGTCTGAATTTTAAACAATGCTGTTGATCTTTATTTTATGGGATTTGACATCAATTCGGCAAACCATGTCTTAAGATTTTTTATTTTTGATGATGATGAAAACCAGAGCAACCGTGTATAACCTACAAAATATATACTTCCAGTTATTTTTCTGGATCGCTTTGTTTTTGTTTGGGATAGCAAGAGCCTATGATGATTACAACGGAGAAATATTTAAACAATTGGTGATTTATAATTTTTGTCATTGGATCTTTCAGATTCTGGCAGCCAATTTTATCTATTATATCCTGATCCGCCATTTCTTTGACCGAAAAAAATATATTGAATTCACATTCTGCCTGATCCTGGGTTTATACTTTATTTCGGTAGCCAACAGAATCTTTATTGTGGATATTGCTGAGCCTTTTTTCAGCAATGAACCCAAAGACAGTCTGAGCAGCATTTTTACTGATATCCGGTATCTTTTGTTTCATTATACATTTCCCATCATCAGTGGAGCATTTATCTTTATTTCCATCATGTTTTTTATGCGGTATAAAGATGAAAAAGAAAATACCATCCAACTGGAAAAGGAAAAAACCGAACTGGAATTGAAATCTTTGAAATCCCAGCTTAACCCTCATTTTCTGTTTAACACACTGAATAATATTTATTCACTTTCTATCAGTAATTCAGATAAAACATCCCAATCCATCAGCCAGCTCTCAGATATTCTGGATTATCTTCTGTACAAAGGACAGAAAAAATGGGTTTCTGTTGCTGATGAACTGAATATTATTGACAATTATATTGCACTGGAAAGCCTGCGCTATGCTGACGAAAGATTAAAAATAACTAAGAAAATAACATTAACATCGGTGAATTTCATTCCACCATTACTCTACTTAACCTTAGTAGAAAATGCCTTTAAACACGGTGCCGGAAAAAGCTCTGAACAAACGGAAATCAAAATAGAATTGGAAACGAATACCCAACATTCTGTTTTCAGAATTGAAAATACCTATGATGGCATTTCAGATCCTAATGAAAAAGGAATCGGGATTCGGAATATTAATCAACAGTTGGAGCTTCACTATCAGAAACATTTCACCTTCCGTATTTCCCGGGAAAACAATATTTTTAACGTTGAAATAATCACTCCTTCACAATATGATTAACTGTATCATTGTAGATGACGAACCTTTAGCTGCCAGGTTGCTGGAAAACCATATTTCCAAAATCGATCATTTGAAACTGAAAGCCAAGGCAGAGAATGCCCTGGAAGCTTATAAACTTCTTCAAAATCAGGCTATAGACCTGATGTTTCTTGATATTCAGATGCCTCACTTCAACGGAATTGATTTTTTAAAATCTCTTTCACAAAAACCTAAAACAATTTTTACAACCGCATACCGTGACTTTGCCATTGAAGGATTTGAACTGGAAGCCGTAGACTATCTGTTGAAGCCTATCACTTTTGAACGTTTTTTCAAATCTGTAGAACGGGTGTTGAGAAATATCAATGATTCAAAAGATGATTTTATCATTCTTAAAACAGAAGGGATGCATCGAAAGTTATCCCTTGCAGACATTATTTATATTGAAAGCCAGGGAAATGACATCAAAATAACTT is a genomic window of Chryseobacterium nakagawai containing:
- a CDS encoding serine hydrolase domain-containing protein, yielding MTKTKLFITFAVSVLLSVNAKAQKKTSYSKKIDSIMTTSAPLKFNGVVLVSQNGKTKYLKAHGYKDFEKKIALKVDDQFEIMSNSKQVTAVLILQAAEQGKLDLQTPIKKYLPTLTQSWADSVTIHHLLNHTHGIIDREKPTAFKAGSQFKYGNLSYMLLGEILQNTTGKSFTEQANSLFKKLKMEKTFVYNSKNNQALVPGYRSENNQFEKVEKSFLNDEIAPAAGIVSTVEDLAKWDQALFKGKLLSPKFQKLILTPSTSSQHNVFGKESMGFGYNIRFIKEAGLNYYAVTGLGDGFTCLNVYFPSTDTSLVILENQMPQNSEHWSFQEAAIKNTVLKSMTSK
- a CDS encoding acyltransferase family protein, coding for MTRERSERLYGLDHLRALAIVMVLLFHYRAFKHPEWIDTIGRFGWTGVDLFFVLSGFLISGQLFKEMNEKGTISLKTFYIKRFFRIVPAYFFTLFLYFTIPFFREREALPPLWKFVTFTQNYRLDVISQGAFSHAWSLCIEEQFYLILPLFLLVIMPSKLFKYFTVLIILFIMFSLIMRLVTWNICIADTDPGSLEFWRSWYMKIYYPTHTRLDGLGTGVLISYCMQYFSGFKRMVHQNGNRLFLIGIGLLGFSFWICNEQASKEASVFGFTLVAISYGFIVLSAVSASSFFSNRKSYITAELAALSYTVYLSHKGIIHLVQILFEHFDLETSDSICLLVCVLVCLSGGLVYRIFIEKPFAGIKYRVLNKEK
- a CDS encoding sensor histidine kinase, yielding MMMKTRATVYNLQNIYFQLFFWIALFLFGIARAYDDYNGEIFKQLVIYNFCHWIFQILAANFIYYILIRHFFDRKKYIEFTFCLILGLYFISVANRIFIVDIAEPFFSNEPKDSLSSIFTDIRYLLFHYTFPIISGAFIFISIMFFMRYKDEKENTIQLEKEKTELELKSLKSQLNPHFLFNTLNNIYSLSISNSDKTSQSISQLSDILDYLLYKGQKKWVSVADELNIIDNYIALESLRYADERLKITKKITLTSVNFIPPLLYLTLVENAFKHGAGKSSEQTEIKIELETNTQHSVFRIENTYDGISDPNEKGIGIRNINQQLELHYQKHFTFRISRENNIFNVEIITPSQYD
- a CDS encoding LytR/AlgR family response regulator transcription factor, whose translation is MINCIIVDDEPLAARLLENHISKIDHLKLKAKAENALEAYKLLQNQAIDLMFLDIQMPHFNGIDFLKSLSQKPKTIFTTAYRDFAIEGFELEAVDYLLKPITFERFFKSVERVLRNINDSKDDFIILKTEGMHRKLSLADIIYIESQGNDIKITLSTNESLISKNKITDLELLLASKGFIRIHRSFIINTGFVTAFNNHELHLGTYQIPIGRSYRQEFDNFMLTFSKNRLL